In Mercenaria mercenaria strain notata chromosome 14, MADL_Memer_1, whole genome shotgun sequence, the following are encoded in one genomic region:
- the LOC123528020 gene encoding uncharacterized protein LOC123528020 produces MLCKEIFERKMARIFGFFMTVLVFIPKVVSDCVQSGTCCNQYECEYHVFRKLVKLEEKVASLAQDIEDSRSSSEGVTYIRWGRTACPSHASLVYDGYMGGSHYSHSGAATNALCLTKEPKWGRYTSKVESSAYVYGAEYETWLYSAWNYLQDQDVPCVVCYVPRNDILMVPGSNICPNEYRREYSGYLMAGRATHTAASEYLCMDVSPEAKPGGAENLNGYILYFVQAVCGSLNCPPYVNGRELTCAVCSR; encoded by the exons ATGTTGTGTAAAgagatttttgaaagaaaaatggcACGGATTTTTGGGTTCTTTATGACCGTTTTAGTATTTATTCCGAAAGTTGTGAGTGATTGTGTTCAAAGTGGGACATGTTGTAATCAGTATGAATGTGAATACCATGTATTTCGGAAACTGGTTAAACTTGAAGAGAAAGTTGCATCACTTGCACAGGACATTGAAG ATTCCCGTAGTTCCTCTGAAGGAGTCACCTATATACGATGGGGCCGAACAGCATGTCCAAGTCACGCAAGTCTTGTATATGATGGTTACATGGGTGGATCACATTACAGTCACAGTGGAGCGGCTACAAATGCCTTATGTTTAACTAAAGAACCAAAATGGGGACGATACACATCTAAAGTAGAATCAAGTGCATATGTCTATGGCGCCGAGTATGAAACATGGCTCTACAGTGCTTGGAATTATCTGCAAGACCAAGATGTTCCATGTGTCGTTTGCTATGTACCTCGAAATGACATACTGATGGTTCCTGGAAGCAACATATGTCCAAATGAATACAGGAGAGAATATAGTGGTTATTTAATGGCTGGACGTGCAACTCACACAGCTGCTAGCGAATACCTTTGCATGGATGTAAGTCCCGAAGCAAAGCCCGGAGGTGCAGAAAACCTGAAtggatacattttgtattttgtccaAGCGGTGTGTGGTTCTCTTAATTGCCCACCATACGTGAACGGGCGAGAACTAACATGTGCTGTATGCTCACGTTAG
- the LOC123528019 gene encoding uncharacterized protein LOC123528019 produces the protein MFLLAYTIFCFYIQDNSATSSEVVVGSNKFNCEYNVLQKLIRLEDKTAQQDIKIASLTDELKDAKDTIAELNEAGTNYIRWGRTTCPSTAFLVYEGFVAGAHYTHSGTAVNPLCLPMDPIYDKTTDGFQSAGIIYGAEYDTYSYNAWNYLHDHDIPCAVCRIPRNNVLMVPGKNECPLNYTLEYKGYLMSSHYNHHASEFVCVDDQPEVIPGTRTSHDGKLFYFVEGSCGSLKCDPYKEGWEITCAVCSFSPSSRHTRLQPYN, from the exons ATGTTCTTATTGGCATATACAATATTCTGTTTCTACATACAGGATAACTCGGCAACTTCCTCAGAAGTGGTCGTAGGCAGCAACAAATTTAATTGTGAATACAATGTGCTGCAGAAACTTATTCGACTTGAGGACAAAACTGCTCAACAGGACATAAAAATCGCGTCTTTAACAGATGAACTAAAAG ATGCGAAAGACACAATAGCTGAATTAAACGAAGCCGGTACAAACTACATACGCTGGGGACGGACCACTTGTCCTAGTACAGCATTTCTGGTATACGAAGGATTCGTTGCTGGAGCTCACTATACACATAGCGGAACCGCCGTCAATCCATTGTGCCTGCCTATGGACCCTATCTATGACAAAACTACAGATGGTTTTCAAAGTGCTGGTATCATATATGGGGCTGAATATGACACTTACTCATACAATGCATGGAACTACCTCCATGATCATGATATCCCATGTGCAGTTTGTCGCATTCCTCGTAATAACGTCCTTATGGTGCCTGGAAAAAACGAATGTCCCCTGAACTATACCCTGGAATATAAAGGCTACCTGATGTCAAGTCACTATAATCACCATGCGTCTGAATTCGTATGTGTTGATGATCAACCGGAAGTAATTCCGGGTACCCGTACGAGTCATGATGGCAAactgttctattttgtagaagggTCGTGTGGCTCACTAAAATGTGACCCATATAAAGAAGGTTGGGAGATTACATGCGCCGTGTGTTCGTTTTCACCCAGTTCAAGGCATACGAGGTTACAGCCGTACAACTGA